In Parafrankia irregularis, a single genomic region encodes these proteins:
- a CDS encoding Clp protease N-terminal domain-containing protein yields the protein MNVETRTLHEARIRGWSTAAGPHLVLALLSEPSVATEVLAEHGVTYDRVAGDGQWGALVTPRADGTVAPSDAAAPGMTPDAYKVCGRAAGLALAAGFPRPRPEDWLSALVYSGDGMGFAAVLQSLGVSVLDVVASMRRRGLVLPPVEVAPFTRPQVTRRPRP from the coding sequence GTGAACGTCGAGACACGCACCCTGCACGAGGCCCGTATCCGCGGTTGGAGTACCGCGGCCGGGCCACATCTGGTGCTGGCGCTGCTGTCCGAGCCGTCCGTGGCGACCGAGGTCCTCGCCGAGCATGGCGTCACCTACGACCGGGTCGCCGGTGACGGCCAGTGGGGCGCGTTGGTGACGCCGCGAGCCGACGGCACCGTGGCTCCCTCTGACGCTGCAGCGCCGGGGATGACTCCCGACGCCTACAAGGTCTGCGGGCGGGCCGCGGGCCTCGCCCTCGCGGCCGGATTCCCCCGGCCGCGGCCCGAGGACTGGCTGAGCGCCCTGGTGTATTCCGGTGATGGCATGGGTTTCGCCGCGGTCCTGCAGAGCCTGGGGGTGTCGGTGCTTGATGTCGTCGCGTCGATGCGCAGGCGTGGGCTGGTCCTGCCGCCGGTCGAGGTCGCCCCGTTCACCCGGCCGCAGGTGACCCGCCGCCCCCGCCCCTGA
- a CDS encoding 1-aminocyclopropane-1-carboxylate deaminase/D-cysteine desulfhydrase encodes MPRLPSPVVEVADERLAARGVRLLLKRDDLIHPDVPGNKWRKLTHNLAAATDAGHDTLLTFGGAYSNHIAATAAAGWHLGFATIGMIRGEEHHPLNPVLATAAARGMRLAYLDRSRYRSRDDPALHAELHDRFGRFYLLPEGGSNTLAVRGCAELAAELLTQIPDVDVVFVPAGTGGTLAGLAAGLAGPRRRAVGVAVLRGGFLPGHIAALQQATFGAVSANWTVVEDFHCGGYARRNAALDRFITDFADRHGVVLDWVYVAKMLHGVFAMAGDGRIAPRSTVAAVITGRCTDPPNLPDPPERAGS; translated from the coding sequence GTGCCGCGGCTGCCCTCACCCGTGGTCGAGGTGGCCGACGAACGCCTCGCCGCCCGCGGTGTGCGCCTGCTGCTGAAACGGGACGACCTGATCCACCCCGACGTCCCGGGGAACAAGTGGCGCAAGCTCACACACAACCTGGCGGCGGCCACCGACGCCGGCCATGACACCTTGCTGACGTTCGGCGGGGCGTACTCGAACCACATCGCCGCGACCGCGGCCGCCGGCTGGCACCTGGGATTCGCGACGATCGGGATGATCCGCGGGGAGGAACACCACCCGCTCAACCCGGTCCTGGCCACCGCCGCGGCGCGGGGGATGCGCCTGGCCTACCTGGACCGGAGCCGGTACCGCTCCCGCGACGACCCGGCGTTGCACGCCGAGCTGCACGACCGGTTCGGCCGGTTCTACCTGCTCCCCGAAGGCGGCAGCAACACGCTGGCGGTGCGCGGCTGCGCCGAGCTGGCCGCCGAACTGCTCACCCAGATCCCCGACGTGGACGTGGTGTTCGTCCCGGCCGGCACCGGTGGGACCCTCGCCGGTCTCGCCGCCGGTCTCGCGGGCCCGCGGCGGCGGGCGGTGGGGGTGGCGGTGCTGCGCGGCGGGTTCCTGCCCGGCCACATCGCCGCCCTGCAGCAGGCCACCTTCGGCGCGGTGTCGGCGAACTGGACCGTCGTCGAGGACTTCCACTGCGGTGGCTACGCCCGCCGCAACGCCGCCCTCGACCGGTTCATCACCGACTTCGCCGACCGCCACGGCGTGGTGTTGGACTGGGTCTACGTCGCGAAGATGCTGCACGGCGTCTTCGCGATGGCCGGCGACGGGCGGATCGCACCCAGGTCGACCGTCGCCGCGGTCATCACCGGCCGATGCACCGACCCGCCCAACCTGCCCGACCCGCCCGAGCGGGCCGGGTCCTGA
- a CDS encoding ATPase, with translation MSESSESPESDAVDDSGRSFTAGAGREFAIERELEVEASPQDYWDAVTGGNAGWLWPTPPPEPRVGGAVAGGGTVCAWEPPHHLVLRHDGPDGWFNQLEHVIEARDGGTTWVRYVHSGVFVDDWDNQYDGAAAHTDFYLHTLAQYVRDYTGRPAAWVNVEAPAASLAGGFAVLLRAAGLTEVRPGDRATLTVTGLAPLEVTVDYVAPHFLGLHTADAMFRVFGRDAFGAPVAVVAHLFAADADPGAVEGALRTWLGEIFA, from the coding sequence ATGTCCGAGTCCTCCGAGTCGCCCGAGTCCGACGCCGTGGACGATTCGGGGCGGTCGTTCACGGCGGGTGCCGGGCGCGAGTTCGCGATCGAACGCGAGCTGGAGGTCGAGGCGAGCCCGCAGGACTACTGGGATGCGGTCACCGGCGGGAACGCGGGCTGGCTGTGGCCCACACCCCCGCCGGAGCCCAGGGTCGGTGGCGCCGTGGCCGGCGGCGGGACGGTGTGCGCCTGGGAGCCGCCGCACCATCTGGTCCTGCGCCACGACGGGCCGGACGGCTGGTTCAACCAGCTCGAGCACGTCATCGAGGCCCGCGACGGTGGCACGACGTGGGTGCGGTACGTGCACAGCGGCGTGTTCGTCGACGACTGGGACAACCAGTACGACGGTGCCGCCGCGCACACCGACTTCTACCTGCACACCCTGGCCCAGTACGTGCGGGACTACACCGGTCGCCCGGCCGCGTGGGTGAACGTGGAGGCGCCCGCGGCGTCGCTGGCGGGTGGTTTCGCGGTGCTGCTCCGCGCGGCGGGTCTCACCGAGGTGCGCCCCGGCGACCGGGCGACCCTCACCGTGACCGGTCTGGCCCCGCTGGAGGTGACCGTCGACTATGTGGCGCCGCATTTCCTGGGCCTGCACACCGCCGATGCGATGTTCCGGGTGTTCGGTCGGGACGCGTTCGGCGCCCCGGTGGCCGTCGTCGCCCACCTGTTCGCCGCGGATGCCGACCCGGGTGCGGTCGAGGGTGCGTTGCGCACCTGGCTCGGTGAGATCTTCGCCTGA
- a CDS encoding dihydrofolate reductase family protein, with product MRTLIVTAFVSVDGVMEAPGGESGYRNTGWTFKDIDFDPAAYEIKGREQEETAALLLGRTSYEAFAPVWPTMDDFAGYNAMPRYVVSTTLTTDDERWPATILRSVDDVAALKETDGGPIAVHGSATLGASLADAGLVDRYHLLVFPVLLGAGRRLFSAADKDKTMLKLVEFAAYGNGVQKQVFDVVR from the coding sequence ATGCGCACCCTGATCGTGACCGCTTTCGTCTCCGTCGACGGCGTCATGGAGGCTCCCGGCGGGGAGTCCGGCTACCGCAACACCGGCTGGACCTTCAAGGACATCGACTTCGACCCCGCCGCCTACGAGATCAAGGGCCGTGAGCAGGAGGAGACCGCCGCCCTGCTGCTGGGCCGCACCAGCTACGAGGCGTTCGCCCCGGTCTGGCCGACCATGGACGACTTCGCCGGTTACAACGCGATGCCCCGCTACGTCGTGTCGACCACCCTCACCACCGACGACGAACGGTGGCCGGCGACGATCCTGCGTTCGGTCGACGACGTCGCCGCGCTCAAGGAGACCGACGGCGGGCCGATCGCCGTGCATGGCAGTGCGACCCTGGGCGCGAGCCTCGCCGACGCCGGTCTGGTGGACCGCTACCACCTGCTGGTGTTCCCGGTGCTGCTCGGTGCCGGCCGGCGCCTGTTCTCCGCCGCGGACAAGGACAAGACCATGCTGAAGCTCGTCGAGTTCGCCGCCTACGGCAACGGTGTCCAGAAGCAGGTCTTCGACGTCGTACGCTGA
- a CDS encoding ArsR/SmtB family transcription factor, protein MLDVAVIEETGAAEASLDPVRARLLAALAVPGSATTLAAQTGLTRQKVNYHLRALEAHGLVELVEERRKGNCTERVLQATARSYVISPSALADVAPDPDRARDQTSARWLIALAARLIREVGEMLAGATAARKQLATFAVDSEIRFGSAADRAAFAAELSDAVTALVSRYHDAAAPGGRPHRLVIALHPSLKPPGVPPAHTPGESATP, encoded by the coding sequence GTGCTGGACGTGGCGGTGATCGAGGAGACGGGTGCGGCGGAGGCGTCGCTGGACCCGGTGCGGGCGCGGCTGCTGGCCGCGCTGGCGGTACCGGGGTCGGCGACGACGTTGGCCGCGCAGACGGGGCTGACCAGGCAGAAGGTCAACTACCATCTGCGTGCGCTGGAGGCTCACGGGCTGGTCGAGCTGGTCGAGGAGCGCCGTAAGGGCAACTGCACCGAGCGGGTCCTGCAGGCGACGGCCCGCTCGTATGTCATCTCACCCAGCGCCCTGGCCGATGTCGCTCCCGACCCGGACCGGGCCCGCGACCAGACATCGGCGCGGTGGCTGATCGCGCTGGCGGCCCGGCTCATCCGGGAGGTCGGCGAGATGCTCGCCGGTGCCACGGCGGCACGCAAGCAGCTCGCGACGTTCGCGGTGGACAGCGAGATCCGGTTCGGCTCGGCCGCGGACCGGGCCGCGTTCGCGGCGGAGCTGTCCGACGCCGTCACCGCGCTGGTCAGCCGATACCACGATGCCGCGGCGCCGGGCGGGCGGCCGCACCGGCTGGTGATCGCTCTGCATCCCAGCCTGAAACCCCCGGGCGTACCGCCGGCGCACACGCCGGGCGAGTCCGCCACCCCCTGA